A stretch of the Porifericola rhodea genome encodes the following:
- a CDS encoding helix-turn-helix domain-containing protein: MIRIKFNEEETEALRFERYHNASARVQQKMEALYLKSKGLPHSEICRICEISKTTLITYLREYQKGGIEMLKSETKYKGRLKEVKPTRMGYKHISEEVFA; encoded by the coding sequence ATGATCAGAATCAAGTTTAATGAGGAGGAAACGGAAGCGCTAAGGTTTGAGCGCTACCATAATGCGAGTGCTCGCGTGCAGCAGAAAATGGAAGCTTTGTATCTAAAAAGCAAAGGACTGCCCCACAGTGAAATTTGCCGGATTTGTGAAATTTCCAAAACTACGCTGATAACCTATCTAAGAGAATACCAAAAAGGAGGAATAGAAATGCTGAAATCTGAAACCAAGTACAAAGGCCGCCTCAAAGAGGTTAAGCCTACTCGTATGGGTTATAAGCATATCTCAGAAGAAGTTTTTGCTTAG
- a CDS encoding SusD/RagB family nutrient-binding outer membrane lipoprotein, with translation MKTTRKIIIYTLATLVFTACGEDWLNINEDPNNPQEGTLSLILPGAQTSKGFRMGRDINKNTMVFTRQMYDLSESQYTQDPTTYSNDYDALFANSLKETQEIIEQGTELEAWNFVGIAKVMKAHTYLVMVDLWGDLPFTNALNGEETLSPEFTTAATIYDELLLLLDEAIADMDKESSLNVEGDLIYAGDLDKWKTTANTLKLRIFLNLRLVDASRASSGINALIAANQLINDNSDDYEFTFGSTLTPNNRHPLYQIEYVDGDKDYYMSNYFMYNLIKKEDPRLPFYIYRQGTDDELDFETTPCSSRTDCVYGLLSTTDLGEAGEGYIGRDHGDPSGLPGDDELRATFGVYPVGGEYDNNTRSGAGQGDGGQGAGVLPYLTNAMRAFMLAEAKLMLTGVSEGASVEEYLEEGIRASMDKVERLGLALDEDAEAMDDEAVDAYVADRLQEYADASSDDLKLNVIIKEKYYAQFGNGMEVFTDLRRTGYPADLPASLAPAAPFPLRLPYSITELNTNANAPSPPPALDSPIFWDVN, from the coding sequence ATGAAAACAACAAGAAAAATTATCATATATACACTGGCTACCTTAGTATTTACTGCCTGTGGAGAAGATTGGCTAAACATCAATGAAGACCCCAATAACCCACAGGAAGGTACGCTAAGCCTGATACTGCCCGGAGCCCAAACCTCTAAAGGCTTCCGTATGGGTAGAGATATCAACAAAAACACTATGGTATTTACCCGGCAGATGTACGACCTTTCCGAAAGTCAGTACACGCAGGACCCTACCACTTATTCTAATGATTATGATGCGCTCTTCGCTAATTCCCTGAAAGAAACACAGGAAATTATAGAGCAGGGAACAGAGTTGGAAGCCTGGAACTTCGTAGGTATTGCTAAAGTGATGAAGGCCCATACTTACCTGGTCATGGTAGACCTATGGGGAGATTTGCCATTTACAAACGCTCTCAATGGAGAAGAAACCCTGTCTCCTGAGTTTACAACTGCCGCCACCATTTACGACGAATTGCTGCTCTTACTGGATGAGGCGATTGCAGACATGGATAAAGAGTCTTCTCTTAATGTAGAAGGAGACCTGATATATGCCGGAGATCTGGACAAATGGAAAACGACTGCCAATACCCTGAAGCTACGTATATTTCTCAACCTTCGTCTGGTAGATGCCAGCCGGGCCAGTTCGGGTATAAATGCACTCATAGCGGCTAACCAGCTCATCAATGACAATAGTGATGACTATGAATTTACTTTCGGTAGCACTCTAACTCCTAATAACCGCCACCCCCTTTACCAGATAGAATATGTAGATGGTGATAAAGATTACTACATGAGCAATTACTTTATGTATAATCTGATCAAAAAAGAGGACCCCCGCCTGCCGTTCTATATTTACCGCCAGGGTACAGATGATGAGCTGGATTTTGAGACCACGCCCTGTAGCAGCCGTACCGACTGCGTGTATGGTCTTTTGAGTACTACCGACCTAGGGGAGGCGGGTGAAGGCTACATAGGCAGAGATCATGGCGACCCTTCGGGGCTACCCGGTGATGATGAGCTAAGGGCCACTTTCGGTGTATACCCAGTAGGTGGTGAGTATGATAATAACACACGTTCTGGCGCTGGCCAGGGCGATGGAGGGCAGGGCGCAGGAGTATTGCCCTACCTAACTAATGCCATGCGGGCTTTTATGCTGGCAGAAGCCAAGCTTATGTTAACAGGGGTTAGCGAGGGGGCATCGGTAGAAGAATATCTGGAAGAAGGGATAAGAGCATCTATGGATAAAGTAGAAAGGCTGGGACTGGCCTTAGATGAAGATGCGGAAGCGATGGATGATGAAGCGGTAGATGCCTATGTAGCTGACCGCCTTCAGGAATATGCAGATGCCTCTTCAGATGATCTTAAGCTCAATGTGATCATTAAAGAGAAGTACTACGCACAGTTTGGCAATGGTATGGAAGTTTTTACGGATTTGAGAAGAACCGGCTATCCGGCAGATTTACCTGCAAGCTTAGCCCCTGCGGCACCCTTTCCGTTGCGTCTACCTTACTCTATCACGGAGCTGAACACCAATGCCAATGCGCCCTCTCCACCACCGGCACTGGATTCACCCATATTCTGGGATGTCAACTAA
- a CDS encoding SusC/RagA family TonB-linked outer membrane protein — MNVKFYKMMIPLVLLACCALSLQAQTSVSGKVTSAEDGNPLPGVNIIVKGTTIGTVTDIDGNYRISVPEGENVLAFSFIGYISQDVEVNGRSTVDITLNSDARQLSEVVVTAVNIEREKRALGYAVSNLDGEKIAQKAEPDPVRALQGKVPGVNIIGAGGAVAAGTNITIRGNSSLLGNNQPLFVVDGVPFDNSTFQTGSFAQGGTTSSNRSFDLDPNNIESMTVLKGAAASALYGSRAANGVIVITTKAGRKGTRKGLEVAYSGSYTVEQVSNLPDYQFRYTQGNNFKYVDTNFGTWGAPFDTDHPAWQNPLNAELILGFDDQGRPLVAHPYDRYPTRFPELVNATIPLQAYNTPKAFFREGYVFENAVTVSAGNEKANFTAGASRTTNEGIVPNNEVTRTSVNVGGNATLENGIFINGSISYVNTDLSSPPITGLGTAGTSVTERLLFTPPNVNVAGFPIEDAEGNSAFYRPDNDNPYWLARYAPHTSQVDRYYGKISVGYDLFEWLTVQYQAGFNAYTDRRLNVIPAGSGIWPSGLMTSDDIARSEIDGNLLLTVNKDLSPDIGLKVIAGHNANQRTIERQSFQGTGIIVRGIDDMDNLQTVIPNGGDFSRVRYQAVFADVGLSYKDYAFLNLVGRNDWHSGLPKDERSFFYPGVSGSFVLTDALGMESNILNFAKVRAGIANSGNDLNAYLTQTVFLTNSGLGNNIASFDFPVNNNNVQGLSNTIGNADLRPEFTTEFEVGTELRLFNDRIGIDFTYYDRWTKDQIVPIDVAPSSGYWNAIANIGQVSNTGIELGLDLTPIRTSSGIVWNIYSAFSRNRNTVDKIGNGLTEIFVGGYGNSVRIVHREGEAYGQILGSVAARHTDGQLLVDPNTGKLIEKSEFEIIGDPNPDFTLGVTNTLSWKGLSLDVLIDWRKGGDMYSDTYSQVFGRGLTTETITNNPRGREVTLVIPGVLGSPSTQQAITDENGQVIPNGTQLTVNDWFFINTFGSAGPDEFLVFDASTIRLREVTLSYQLPESLLEVTPFGSASIALTGRNLWYEAYNFPNSLNFDPETNSLGAGNVQNLGAESDGSGNAQGIDFGVIPTTRRFGVNLRLTF, encoded by the coding sequence ATGAATGTAAAATTCTACAAAATGATGATACCGCTGGTTTTGCTGGCCTGTTGTGCTTTGTCGCTACAGGCACAAACCTCTGTATCCGGTAAAGTGACTTCTGCCGAAGATGGTAACCCTCTGCCCGGAGTAAATATCATTGTAAAAGGCACCACCATAGGTACAGTCACTGACATTGATGGCAATTATCGCATTAGTGTGCCCGAAGGAGAAAATGTACTTGCTTTCTCATTTATAGGTTATATCTCTCAGGATGTAGAAGTTAATGGTAGAAGTACCGTAGATATTACTTTAAATTCTGATGCCAGGCAGCTTTCAGAAGTAGTAGTGACTGCTGTAAATATTGAGCGGGAGAAGCGCGCTTTGGGTTATGCAGTTTCCAATCTGGATGGAGAAAAGATAGCCCAAAAAGCTGAACCCGATCCAGTCAGAGCTTTGCAGGGCAAAGTGCCAGGTGTTAATATCATAGGAGCAGGGGGAGCAGTAGCAGCAGGTACCAACATTACCATTCGTGGTAACTCCTCGCTGCTCGGCAACAACCAACCTTTGTTTGTAGTAGATGGGGTACCCTTTGATAACTCTACCTTTCAGACAGGTAGCTTCGCCCAGGGAGGTACCACCTCTTCTAACCGCTCGTTTGATCTGGATCCCAACAATATAGAGTCTATGACCGTCCTCAAGGGAGCAGCAGCCTCTGCACTGTACGGCTCTCGTGCGGCCAATGGGGTAATCGTTATTACGACAAAAGCAGGACGCAAAGGTACACGCAAGGGCCTGGAGGTAGCTTACAGTGGCTCATATACGGTAGAGCAGGTATCTAACCTTCCTGACTATCAGTTTAGATATACCCAGGGTAATAATTTTAAGTATGTAGATACTAATTTCGGTACCTGGGGAGCCCCTTTTGATACTGACCATCCTGCCTGGCAAAACCCCTTGAATGCAGAGCTGATCCTCGGTTTTGACGATCAGGGAAGGCCGCTAGTCGCTCACCCTTACGACCGCTACCCAACGCGTTTTCCTGAGCTGGTAAATGCTACCATCCCTTTGCAGGCTTATAATACGCCAAAAGCCTTTTTTAGAGAGGGCTATGTGTTTGAAAATGCAGTTACGGTTTCTGCAGGTAATGAAAAAGCTAACTTTACCGCCGGAGCTTCACGCACAACCAACGAAGGTATAGTGCCCAATAATGAAGTGACACGTACCAGCGTAAATGTTGGTGGTAATGCCACATTGGAAAACGGTATTTTTATAAACGGTAGCATCAGCTATGTCAACACTGACCTAAGCTCGCCGCCCATTACAGGTCTGGGTACTGCCGGTACCAGCGTAACTGAGCGCTTGCTGTTTACTCCTCCCAACGTAAATGTGGCAGGTTTTCCTATAGAAGATGCGGAGGGCAATAGCGCTTTTTATCGTCCAGACAATGACAACCCTTACTGGCTGGCCAGGTATGCCCCCCATACTTCCCAGGTAGATCGATACTATGGAAAAATATCGGTAGGCTACGACCTGTTTGAGTGGCTTACAGTTCAGTACCAGGCTGGTTTTAATGCTTATACCGACAGGCGCCTCAATGTTATTCCTGCAGGTAGTGGCATCTGGCCCAGCGGCCTGATGACCTCAGACGATATTGCCCGTTCAGAAATTGATGGTAACCTGCTGCTGACTGTAAACAAAGACCTAAGCCCAGACATCGGGCTAAAAGTAATTGCCGGTCATAATGCCAACCAAAGAACTATTGAACGGCAGTCGTTTCAGGGTACGGGCATTATTGTGAGGGGTATTGATGATATGGACAACTTACAGACTGTGATCCCTAATGGAGGAGACTTTTCCAGGGTACGCTATCAGGCAGTTTTCGCTGATGTTGGCTTGTCATATAAAGATTATGCTTTTCTGAACCTTGTCGGCCGTAACGATTGGCACTCTGGTTTGCCTAAAGATGAGCGCAGCTTCTTTTATCCGGGCGTAAGCGGTTCCTTTGTACTAACCGACGCCCTGGGTATGGAGTCTAATATCCTCAACTTTGCCAAAGTGAGAGCTGGTATTGCCAATTCAGGTAACGACCTGAATGCGTATCTTACCCAAACGGTTTTCCTGACTAACTCAGGCCTGGGAAACAACATCGCGTCTTTTGATTTTCCGGTCAATAACAACAATGTGCAGGGGCTTAGCAATACTATAGGCAATGCAGATCTAAGGCCAGAGTTTACTACTGAGTTTGAAGTAGGTACTGAGCTCAGGTTGTTTAACGATAGAATTGGCATTGACTTCACCTATTACGATCGCTGGACCAAAGACCAGATAGTACCCATAGATGTGGCTCCCTCTAGCGGCTACTGGAATGCTATCGCCAACATTGGGCAGGTAAGCAATACGGGTATAGAACTGGGGCTTGATCTTACGCCTATTCGTACATCCAGTGGCATTGTCTGGAATATTTACTCTGCTTTCTCCAGAAACAGAAATACCGTAGATAAGATTGGCAATGGACTCACCGAAATTTTTGTGGGAGGCTATGGCAACTCCGTCCGTATAGTGCATCGTGAAGGCGAAGCCTACGGGCAGATACTGGGCTCAGTTGCCGCTCGCCATACTGACGGCCAACTGTTGGTAGACCCAAATACCGGAAAACTGATTGAAAAGTCAGAGTTTGAAATTATTGGTGACCCCAACCCGGATTTTACTCTGGGAGTAACCAATACGCTAAGCTGGAAAGGACTTTCGTTAGATGTGTTGATAGACTGGCGCAAAGGTGGAGATATGTATTCAGATACTTACTCACAGGTATTTGGCCGCGGCTTAACCACCGAAACAATTACCAATAACCCCAGAGGGAGAGAAGTTACACTCGTAATACCTGGTGTGTTAGGCAGCCCGAGTACACAGCAGGCCATCACCGACGAGAATGGGCAGGTTATCCCTAATGGCACTCAGCTTACAGTAAACGACTGGTTCTTCATCAATACTTTTGGAAGTGCAGGCCCCGATGAGTTTCTGGTGTTTGATGCTTCTACAATAAGGCTGCGGGAAGTAACTCTTTCTTATCAGCTTCCTGAAAGTTTGCTGGAGGTTACCCCCTTTGGTTCGGCAAGTATTGCGCTTACGGGACGTAATCTGTGGTACGAAGCTTACAACTTCCCCAATAGCCTCAACTTTGATCCTGAAACTAACTCCCTCGGTGCAGGAAATGTGCAAAACCTTGGCGCGGAGTCAGATGGCTCAGGTAATGCCCAGGGGATAGACTTTGGCGTGATCCCTACCACCCGACGTTTTGGTGTTAATCTTCGCTTAACTTTCTAA
- a CDS encoding aspartyl protease family protein, with translation MNTAILTPLKCWILLWLSTTIVSLSSASPPELHSKIFKIRSGKSYTEIPFQLIDNLIVVTVKVNDQRELNFLMDTGTASPVILHRRYIKGLNLPLGREINFQGAGRGKAVKATVINQMSLQIAGAYAAQLGAVVLQQNVLSHIKLKGVTIHGVLGASLFRSFAVEIDYPARKLRLYDNYSYDNDKIYDAYPLKIVMSRPILETEVEWDDGIHKLRLMLDTGFNDKLLIYAQASFSSLGPKFETLGYGYSGKIMGTVSSVPSLRFGNQMITEIPTFFPSYQAYKADETTTSYRDGIIGNALLKDYCIVLDYAQRRLLIRKPLRESPMMVVDKGLSKGLSILADEL, from the coding sequence ATGAATACAGCAATATTAACCCCACTGAAGTGCTGGATTCTACTTTGGCTAAGCACCACAATTGTCAGCTTAAGTAGTGCATCCCCACCGGAATTACACTCCAAAATATTTAAGATACGATCAGGAAAGAGCTATACGGAAATTCCTTTTCAGCTAATTGATAACCTCATTGTAGTTACTGTAAAGGTGAATGATCAAAGGGAACTTAACTTTCTGATGGATACAGGAACGGCTTCGCCAGTAATTCTTCACCGACGCTACATCAAAGGACTCAACTTACCTTTGGGGCGCGAAATCAACTTTCAGGGAGCCGGAAGAGGCAAGGCAGTAAAAGCTACAGTAATCAACCAGATGAGTTTACAAATAGCGGGCGCCTATGCCGCGCAATTAGGAGCAGTGGTACTTCAACAGAATGTACTGAGCCACATAAAGCTGAAAGGTGTCACTATTCATGGCGTTCTGGGTGCATCTCTTTTCCGCAGCTTTGCTGTAGAGATAGACTATCCGGCACGTAAACTTCGCCTCTATGACAATTACAGCTACGACAATGACAAAATCTATGATGCCTACCCCCTAAAGATTGTCATGAGCAGACCCATACTTGAGACTGAGGTAGAATGGGATGATGGTATTCATAAACTAAGACTGATGCTAGACACCGGCTTTAATGACAAGCTACTCATTTATGCTCAGGCTTCTTTTAGTAGCTTAGGTCCTAAATTTGAAACACTTGGGTATGGCTATAGCGGAAAAATTATGGGTACTGTCAGCTCTGTACCAAGCTTACGCTTTGGCAATCAAATGATAACCGAAATTCCTACATTCTTCCCCTCTTACCAGGCTTACAAAGCAGATGAGACTACCACCTCTTACAGGGATGGAATTATCGGCAATGCATTACTCAAAGACTACTGTATTGTACTAGACTACGCACAAAGAAGGTTATTAATACGCAAACCACTCCGCGAAAGCCCTATGATGGTGGTTGATAAGGGGCTTTCTAAAGGGCTAAGCATACTGGCTGACGAGTTGTGA
- a CDS encoding response regulator transcription factor — protein sequence MTEQKNRITIVEDNEVVRDGFALLIDSVSEHQVVSTYDNCEDALKNLKKDRPEVILMDLELPGMHGVEGTRRIKKLLPEVNIIVITVHANSELVFQALCAGASGYITKNAGHNKLLDAIAEVQKGGAPMSSQIARMVVQSFQKNTDSPLTARETEVLELLAKGKSYTVIADELFVHKETIKSHIKNIYTKLQVNSKADAIEKALRDRLI from the coding sequence ATGACTGAGCAGAAAAATAGAATCACCATAGTAGAAGATAATGAAGTGGTGAGGGATGGCTTTGCCTTACTTATTGATAGTGTTAGCGAACATCAGGTAGTTAGCACTTATGATAATTGCGAAGACGCCCTGAAAAACCTGAAAAAAGACCGCCCCGAGGTAATCCTGATGGATTTGGAGCTACCCGGTATGCATGGTGTAGAAGGCACCCGGCGTATTAAAAAACTGCTGCCTGAGGTAAATATTATCGTGATTACTGTGCATGCTAACAGTGAGCTTGTTTTTCAGGCACTTTGTGCCGGTGCCTCTGGCTACATTACCAAAAATGCCGGGCACAACAAATTACTGGATGCTATTGCCGAAGTACAGAAGGGTGGTGCGCCTATGAGCAGTCAGATTGCCCGAATGGTTGTACAATCATTCCAAAAAAATACGGACTCTCCACTTACTGCTCGCGAAACAGAAGTACTGGAACTGCTAGCCAAAGGCAAAAGTTATACGGTAATCGCTGACGAGCTTTTTGTTCATAAAGAAACCATTAAGTCGCACATCAAAAACATATATACCAAGCTGCAGGTAAACAGTAAGGCAGATGCTATAGAAAAAGCGCTTAGAGACAGACTTATCTAA
- a CDS encoding two-component regulator propeller domain-containing protein, which produces MRYLLLLYFCFISIRAWSQSYSFSQYEVEDGLIQSSVHSFHQDQYGNLWVGTSGGVSIFDGQEFINYGVQDGLAGNDVRDIAQLGDSILIATHQGLSVFDGARFHNYYVTDSAGLTLPITHIFRDQRQQTRLIVAEQFLATFTGDSILLQNQLTEDYITAISYDAEGRPWCTTYYGGLFTIEEDKLQIVDTTFSTRYHFADLFFDDEQNLWLASMHKGVIKYNIKTRKVEHLFDQLSDTEKTFDITQDHEGMIWVGTSSGTYCFDPHRMELDRKSIAFEGSLIRKIHKDSEGNLWFGSFGDGFYKFKGRLFTKLRHEEGLKGKTFMAVTKDSRGHYWFGSYGGGVDVLKGQKLSHFDVENGLSNNFVSSIQEDRHGGMWIATFYGLNYYNGQSFVHYSTQDGLPSSNVYTMFRAPDQRIWFATKAGPVYRENGQFHRIYDEDGQPFSAYIMHMRNWKDSTYLFACSKNIYTIANNTARLLLTADQLEQGHIIALDEDPSGHLWIATVNGQLFRYKPESQELQHLNKIYDIPNCLIYSMIFANDGSLLLGSQKGVFRLFFYDDGSLESVRHYDKDDGFLGVEANANAILKEEDGSVWFGTVNGMYRFHLQQEEKSQKQVIPHLRAVRLFYEDTDWNRFTDSVSRWYNIPQALELPQQHNHLMFAFKAISLSKPAQVMYSFMLEGYEEEWSPVTTRTEAVYPNLPPGEYTFKVKARSPDGVWSEVPVAYAFSIAPPYWQTWWFYLLCFFLVAMLIRLYIFWNLRREREQRLQLEFEVKGRTREIQALNSSLEKRVSERTAELELSNKKFEVEFELRKLDQEKLAQREREYRQLLNNLREIIFKTNTKGELTFLNDRWQEYMGYASTESIGKHFTCFLFESAHEINRYIKVFESIIAREMPFFEGELRMMRKDGDKFWAKVSVRIEYNENGEIIGTNGSLVDIDQRKKAEFALKASEDRYKFLIENTQDIITLQSLDLKYFYASPRIHEVAGHAPSDLVGKSSLDYLHDDDIKGYLKLREEVIRERASKGLIVRFKAGSGGYRWYETFLKPIFDENGELRNFISSSRDVTDKVELSKEIEKVRKKVAQDFHDEMGNNLASISVLSQIIQNKLGYQDNGVESLLNKIDVAAKNLFSGTRDFIWAIDPKNDNLREVYFNLKDFAEELFDNTGTNFYASFDQEESLDASEVSLKLPSGWSRQLVLIFKEAFTNALKYAKADCVSMSFYADRQSFCIQIKDNGQGFSLKEKQKSFRGINNMRDRAAKIKSSFDIQSEKNEGTTVVLKKKITQFGLVNLEAK; this is translated from the coding sequence ATGAGGTACCTATTACTTCTTTATTTTTGCTTCATCAGCATAAGAGCTTGGTCACAAAGCTACAGCTTCTCTCAGTACGAGGTTGAAGATGGCCTGATACAGTCCTCGGTACATAGTTTCCATCAGGATCAGTATGGAAATTTATGGGTAGGCACATCAGGAGGAGTAAGTATTTTTGATGGGCAGGAATTTATCAACTATGGTGTTCAGGATGGGCTTGCTGGCAATGATGTTCGGGATATTGCGCAACTGGGAGATTCAATACTGATAGCTACCCATCAGGGGCTGTCCGTTTTTGATGGTGCCCGTTTTCACAACTATTATGTGACAGACAGCGCAGGTCTTACTTTACCAATTACTCATATTTTTCGGGATCAGAGACAGCAGACCCGCTTAATAGTTGCAGAACAGTTTCTGGCTACCTTTACGGGTGATAGCATTCTCTTACAAAACCAACTGACCGAAGACTATATTACCGCCATAAGCTACGATGCAGAGGGAAGGCCCTGGTGTACTACCTATTATGGTGGGCTATTTACCATTGAGGAGGATAAACTGCAAATAGTAGATACTACATTCTCTACCCGCTACCATTTTGCTGACTTGTTTTTTGATGATGAACAAAACTTATGGCTGGCGAGCATGCATAAGGGGGTAATCAAATACAACATCAAAACCAGAAAAGTAGAACATCTTTTTGATCAGCTGTCCGATACCGAGAAAACCTTTGACATCACTCAGGACCATGAAGGAATGATATGGGTAGGCACCTCCAGTGGTACTTACTGCTTTGATCCTCATCGTATGGAACTGGATCGTAAAAGCATTGCTTTTGAAGGTTCTCTTATCAGAAAAATTCACAAAGATAGTGAAGGTAATTTGTGGTTTGGCTCTTTTGGGGATGGGTTTTATAAGTTTAAAGGCAGGCTTTTTACCAAGCTAAGACATGAGGAGGGGCTAAAGGGCAAGACCTTTATGGCTGTAACCAAAGATAGCAGGGGGCACTACTGGTTTGGCTCATATGGAGGTGGGGTAGATGTATTAAAGGGGCAGAAGCTGAGCCATTTTGATGTAGAGAATGGTCTAAGCAACAACTTCGTGTCCAGCATTCAGGAAGACAGGCATGGTGGTATGTGGATAGCTACCTTCTATGGGCTTAATTATTACAATGGTCAGAGCTTCGTACACTACAGCACTCAAGATGGACTACCTTCTTCCAATGTATACACTATGTTCAGGGCACCTGACCAGCGTATCTGGTTTGCTACCAAAGCCGGACCAGTGTACCGAGAAAATGGTCAGTTCCACAGAATTTATGATGAAGACGGCCAGCCCTTCTCAGCCTATATTATGCATATGCGAAACTGGAAGGATAGCACTTACCTGTTTGCCTGTAGCAAAAACATTTATACCATAGCAAACAATACAGCCCGGCTACTACTCACAGCAGACCAACTTGAGCAGGGGCATATAATCGCCCTGGATGAAGACCCCTCTGGCCACCTGTGGATTGCTACGGTAAACGGGCAGCTATTTCGCTATAAGCCTGAAAGCCAGGAACTACAACACCTCAACAAAATATATGATATCCCTAACTGCCTGATCTACTCTATGATTTTCGCGAATGATGGTAGCCTGCTACTGGGGTCGCAAAAAGGTGTTTTTCGTCTGTTCTTCTACGATGATGGCAGCCTGGAGAGCGTTAGGCATTACGATAAAGATGATGGTTTTTTGGGGGTAGAAGCTAATGCCAATGCTATTCTGAAGGAAGAAGATGGTAGTGTGTGGTTTGGTACTGTCAATGGTATGTACCGCTTTCATCTGCAGCAGGAAGAGAAGAGCCAGAAGCAGGTAATACCGCACCTGAGGGCAGTACGCCTTTTTTATGAGGATACCGACTGGAACAGGTTTACCGATTCCGTAAGCAGATGGTACAATATCCCCCAGGCACTGGAGTTGCCTCAGCAGCATAACCACCTGATGTTTGCGTTTAAAGCCATTAGCCTTAGTAAACCTGCGCAGGTAATGTACAGCTTTATGCTGGAAGGTTACGAAGAAGAGTGGTCCCCGGTAACTACACGTACCGAAGCTGTGTATCCTAATTTGCCCCCCGGAGAGTATACCTTTAAGGTAAAGGCCCGTAGCCCTGATGGGGTGTGGTCTGAGGTACCGGTAGCTTATGCTTTTTCTATTGCTCCACCTTATTGGCAGACCTGGTGGTTTTATCTGCTGTGTTTCTTTCTGGTAGCAATGCTCATTCGTCTGTATATTTTCTGGAACCTGCGAAGAGAGCGAGAGCAGCGTCTACAGTTGGAGTTTGAAGTCAAAGGTAGAACTCGCGAAATACAGGCGCTGAACAGCTCTCTGGAAAAAAGAGTGAGTGAGCGCACTGCCGAGTTAGAGCTCAGTAACAAAAAATTTGAAGTTGAATTTGAGCTACGCAAGCTGGATCAGGAGAAACTTGCTCAGCGCGAAAGAGAGTATCGGCAGTTGTTAAATAATTTGCGAGAAATCATTTTTAAAACTAACACTAAAGGGGAGCTTACTTTCCTCAACGACCGTTGGCAAGAGTATATGGGCTATGCTTCTACCGAGTCTATAGGTAAGCACTTTACCTGCTTTCTCTTTGAGTCTGCCCACGAGATTAACCGCTATATCAAAGTTTTTGAATCAATTATAGCTCGTGAAATGCCTTTTTTTGAAGGTGAGCTGCGCATGATGCGCAAAGATGGAGATAAGTTCTGGGCTAAGGTCTCCGTTAGAATAGAGTATAATGAAAATGGAGAAATTATAGGCACTAATGGCAGTCTGGTAGATATTGACCAGCGAAAAAAAGCTGAGTTTGCACTAAAGGCTAGTGAAGACCGCTATAAGTTTTTGATTGAGAACACCCAGGATATCATTACACTACAGTCTTTAGACCTTAAATATTTTTATGCTTCCCCTCGTATTCATGAGGTGGCAGGTCATGCGCCCTCAGACCTTGTTGGCAAATCCTCTCTGGACTATCTGCATGACGATGACATAAAAGGCTATCTGAAGCTACGTGAAGAAGTTATACGTGAGCGTGCCAGCAAAGGACTGATAGTACGCTTTAAAGCAGGGAGTGGCGGCTATCGCTGGTACGAGACCTTTCTGAAGCCGATCTTTGATGAAAATGGCGAGCTACGCAACTTTATTTCGTCTAGCCGCGACGTAACCGATAAGGTAGAACTTTCCAAAGAAATAGAAAAGGTGCGCAAAAAGGTAGCACAGGATTTTCATGATGAAATGGGTAATAACCTGGCGAGTATTTCGGTGCTCTCCCAGATCATTCAAAACAAGCTGGGCTATCAGGATAATGGAGTGGAGTCTCTACTGAATAAAATAGATGTGGCTGCCAAAAATCTTTTTAGCGGAACCCGTGATTTTATTTGGGCAATTGACCCTAAAAATGATAATTTAAGAGAAGTATACTTTAATCTTAAAGATTTTGCCGAGGAGCTTTTTGACAATACCGGCACAAACTTCTATGCCAGTTTTGATCAGGAAGAAAGCCTGGATGCGTCGGAGGTCTCCCTTAAACTTCCATCAGGTTGGAGTCGTCAGTTAGTACTTATTTTTAAAGAAGCTTTTACCAATGCGCTTAAGTATGCGAAAGCAGACTGTGTAAGCATGAGCTTTTATGCAGATCGTCAGTCTTTTTGTATACAGATAAAAGACAATGGGCAGGGCTTCTCCCTTAAAGAGAAGCAAAAAAGCTTCAGAGGTATCAATAACATGCGGGACAGAGCTGCTAAAATAAAAAGCTCTTTTGACATACAATCTGAGAAAAACGAGGGGACAACAGTCGTTTTAAAGAAGAAAATCACCCAGTTTGGGTTAGTGAACCTGGAGGCTAAATAG